In Oryza brachyantha chromosome 1, ObraRS2, whole genome shotgun sequence, the following are encoded in one genomic region:
- the LOC107303596 gene encoding uncharacterized protein LOC107303596 has protein sequence MSDDSDEICEIELARQEVRYDMPPEEEQAAGYSTDGSTRPILPRPPAAAGEDNTTPPGDEIEEPRLTFKDVKNALSNSQFLTRTVFFAATAYFMVILQQRPNAPALMKHTPSITNRMQFEFSVEMVLAFSMVTGLHIVLQLLEFVYTSAPRITRGFALIGPWSLKIKENSIIEV, from the exons ATGTCCGACGACAGCGACGAGATTTGTGAGATTGAACTGGCGAGGCAAGAGGTTAGGTATGACATGCCGCCGGAGGAAGAGCAGGCCGCCGGTTACTCTACCGACGGCAGCACTCGTCCGATCCTGCCTCGTCCCCCTGCTGCGGCCGGAGAGGACAATACCACGCCCCCTG GTGATGAGATTGAGGAGCCCAGACTGACATTCAAGGATGTCAAGAATGCCCTATCCAACTCACAGTTCCTTACGAGGACTGTCTTCTTTGCTGCTACCGCCTATTTCATGGTGATACTTCAGCAGAG GCCTAATGCTCCAGCTCTAATGAAGCATACTCCTAGCATCACCAATCGcatgcaatttgagtttagtGTGGAGATGGTGTTGGCCTTCAGCATGGTCACTGGGCTCCATATTGTTCTTCAACTACTGGAGTTTGTCTACACGTCGGCACCTAGGATCACAAGAGGATTTGCTCTGATTGGTCCCTGG AGCCTGAAGATTAAGGAGAACTCCATCATAGAGGTCTAG